The Centroberyx gerrardi isolate f3 chromosome 19, fCenGer3.hap1.cur.20231027, whole genome shotgun sequence genome has a segment encoding these proteins:
- the tent5bb gene encoding terminal nucleotidyltransferase 5Bb — protein MSSGDASEQSRRVSVLCWDQVRRLDSILGESVPIHGRGNFPTLSVQPRQIVQVVRARLEERGVVVRDVKLNGSAASHVLHQDNGLGYKDLDLIFGLSLTDDKTFRLVKDVVLDCLVDFLPEGVCRERITALALKEAYVQKLVKVCNETDRWSLISLSNNTGKNVELKFVDSLRRQFEFSVDSFQITLDSLLLFDRCSETAMSETFHPTVQGESMYGDFEEALGHLRTRTIATRSPEEIRGGGLLKYCHLLVRGFRPASEAQMKQMQRYMCSRFFIDFPDINEQQRKLEAYLQNHFAGMEHKRYECLVTLRRVVDESTVCLMGHERRQTLALISALALRVMAEQNAIPALANITCYYQPAPYVRDVNFSNYYVAQVQSPMAACSNSYQTWLPCS, from the exons ATGTCCTCCGGTGATGCGTCGGAGCAGAGTCGGCGGGTCAGCGTGCTGTGTTGGGATCAGGTGCGGCGTCTGGACTCCATCCTGGGAGAGAGCGTCCCCATCCACGGCCGTGGAAACTTCCCCACGCTGTCGGTCCAGCCGCGGCAGATCGTTCAG GTGGTCAGGGCTCGACTGGAGGAGCGGGGCGTGGTGGTGCGTGATGTGAAGCTTAACGGCTCAGCGGCCAGCCACGTGCTCCACCAGGACAACGGCCTGGGCTACAAAGACCTGGACCTGATCTTTGGCCTGAGTCTCACTGATGACAAAACCTTCCGCCTGGTGAAGGACGTGGTGCTGGACTGCCTGGTAGACTTCCTGCCTGAGGGGGTGTGCAGGGAGCGCATCACGGCCCTTGCCCTCAAGGAGGCTTACGTCCAGAAACTGGTGAAGGTGTGCAACGAGACGGACCGCTGGAGCCTCATCTCGTTGTCCAACAACACCGGCAAGAACGTGGAACTGAAGTTCGTTGACTCTCTGCGAAGGCAGTTTGAGTTCAGCGTTGACTCCTTCCAGATCACTCTGGACTCCTTGTTGCTCTTTGACCGCTGCTCGGAGACGGCCATGTCCGAGACCTTCCACCCTACCGTGCAGGGGGAGAGCATGTACGGAGACTTTGAGGAGGCTCTGGGTCACCTTCGCACCAGGACTATTGCTACCCGCAGCCCAGAAGAGATCCGGGGAGGCGGGCTGCTCAAgtactgccacctgctggtgcGGGGCTTCCGGCCGGCCTCCGAGGCCCAGATGAAACAGATGCAGCGCTACATGTGCTCGCGCTTCTTCATCGACTTCCCCGATATAAATGAGCAGCAGAGGAAACTGGAGGCGTATCTGCAAAACCACTTTGCGGGCATGGAGCACAAGCGCTACGAGTGCCTGGTGACGCTGCGGCGGGTGGTGGATGAGAGCACCGTGTGTCTGATGGGCCACGAGCGCCGACAGACGCTGGCACTTATTTCTGCCCTGGCGTTGCGGGTAATGGCCGAGCAGAACGCCATCCCCGCTCTGGCCAACATCACCTGCTACTACCAGCCCGCCCCCTATGTCAGAGACGTCAACTTCAGCAATTACTATGTGGCACAAGTTCAGTCGCCCATGGCCGCATGCAGTAACTCTTACCAGACGTGGCTGCCCTGCAGCTGA